In the Acropora muricata isolate sample 2 chromosome 10, ASM3666990v1, whole genome shotgun sequence genome, one interval contains:
- the LOC136887670 gene encoding mitogen-activated protein kinase 4-like produces the protein MLEEDISDFLAPHFTDTKLIGTGGSGTVYSSIDCETNQRVALKRLLLRDQTNCQAALREITILKKLEHDNVVKLTKVVDSEGLPVQESSLEDINGASELFLVEELLDSDLHQILQSNGKLREDYVKLFLYQILRGLKYIHSANIAHRDVKPSNILVDSKTLLLSVGDFGRSRIIDPAYSHSGYLTHRVSTLWYKAPELLLNSSLYDGSVDIWAAGCVFAEMLLGKPLFEGKHEIEQLEVILDSVSLTDEEWSDLKPQIPEKTASNREKGQGIPLGSKFTRMDIQALDLLVKMLQFNPQNRISAEEALAHPYLRQYSFPCDEPICLEPLHIEDEVGDFDTDILKGWIFDECLSLDDSVDPLIHGEVSEDALVETPDCCNEVLSLKDLMADSADPIILDDIEAHPLNGECYKENLRDDVTEHLGLESRKEGLDTLAAAFKIQMSLQGAGRLKDQDKNIIEGQNASMPSSAFLDSVFGQSYLRENVNFACKKNVFNGPFGLCYF, from the exons ATGTTAGAAGAAGATATCTCAGACTTTCTTGCGCCTCATTTTACGGATACAAAACTTATAGGAACTGGCGGCAGTGGGACTGTCTATTCTTCCATCGACTGTGAAACAAATCAACGCGTTGCTTTGAAAAGACTTCTTCTACGAGATCAAACGAATTGTCAAGCAGCCCTGAGAGAAATTACAATACTAAAGAAATTAGAACACGATAACGTTGTGAAGTTGACCAAAGTAGTGGACTCCGAGGGCTTACCGGTACAAGAGAGTTCGTTAGAAGATATCAACGGAGCAAGTGAGCTGTTTCTTGTTGAAGAATTGCTTGATTCTGATTTACATCAAATCCTTCAAAGTAATGGGAAACTACGAGAAGACTACGTTAAACTGTTTTTATATCAAATACTGAGAGGGTTAAAATACATTCATTCTGCGAACATCGCTCATAGAGATGTTAAACCGAGTAATATTTTAGTTGACAGTAAGACTCTCCTTCTTAGTGTTGGCGACTTCGGCCGTTCGCGTATTATTGACCCGGCTTACTCGCACAGTGGTTATTTAACGCATAGAGTTTCGACTTTGTGGTATAAAGCTCCTGAACTGCTGTTAAACTCTTCGCTTTACGATGGTTCAGTCGACATTTGGGCTGCCGGGTGCGTGTTTGCGGAGATGTTGCTGGGCAAACCCTTATTCGAAGGTAAACACGAAATAGAGCAATTGGAAGTTATCTTGGACTCTGTAAGTCTAACAGATGAAGAATGGTCGGATCTTAAGCCACAAATACCCGAGAAGACTGCTTCTAACAGAGAAAAAGGACAGGGAATACCTCTGGGTAGCAAGTTCACGCGCATGGATATTCAAG CTCTTGACTTGCTGGTCAAAATGCTTCAGTTTAACCCACAGAACAGGATATCAGCTGAAGAGGCCCTGGCCCATCCTTACTTGCGTCAATACTCCTTTCCTTGTGATGAACCCATTTGCTTGGAACCTCTTCACATTGAAGACGAGGTGGGAGATTTTGACACAGATATCTTGAAGGGCTGGATATTTGACGAGTGTCTCTCACTGGATGATTCAGTGGACCCTTTGATTCACGGCGAGGTTAGCGAAGATGCATTGGTAGAAACACCAGACTGCTGCAATGAGGTGCTATCATTAAAGGACTTGATGGCTGACTCAGCAGACCCTATTATTCTCGATGATATTGAGGCACATCCTCTCAATGGGGAGTGCTACAAGGAGAATTTGCGCGATGATGTGACAGAACATTTGGGTCTGGAGTCTAGGAAAGAGGGTCTTGATACCTTGGCAGCAGCATTTAAAATCCAGATGTCATTACAAGGTGCTGGAAGACTTAAAGATCAGGACAAAAACATCATAGAAGGGCAAAATGCCAGTATGCCATCGTCAGCTTTTTTGGACAGTGTGTTTGGCCAGTCATACCTTAGAGAAAATGTTAATTTTGCATGTAAGAAGAATGTTTTCAATGGTCCTTTTGGGTTGTGTTACTTTTAA